From the Paenibacillus sp. FSL H8-0548 genome, one window contains:
- a CDS encoding MATE family efflux transporter produces the protein MGNSTLVKSDFTREMKGLVVPSVLQMLVGNSFSLVNMLMVTSLGDGAVAVTAAAGRISFILSMILTAIYGMTTYMTQYYGKQQYSLMRATFGFMLLAGIGTSLLAFVAVWSWKEPILYLFIKDAELLPLGVQYVAIMAFVFLISAIRDAYAQALGSIGKVKITLYVGLCAMAVNIILDYGLIYGRLGLPKLGVAGAAWGTLIASGISLLFLFVFIYSKSYYLNIGFRELFSFPLKLRKQVVRTITPLVFHEGMWAIGNMLYAVAFGSLGIAALTTFQLANTLQGYFMMGIHGFAYAAKVMIGQKLGQDKHEQALDYSQRFTRISVIAGIIISIVIIMISPFMSFVFPQLSGEVHASLGNVLLLQALAMTAFFLNNVWIVGMFRAGGDNLFTMNMILITTWAITLPAVFIGAYVLHLPLEWVYAIFLCEEISKALIGYKRYRSQKWMRNLVGNMADSPSTAASL, from the coding sequence TTGGGGAATAGTACGCTCGTAAAGTCTGATTTCACTCGCGAGATGAAAGGATTAGTCGTTCCATCCGTGCTGCAAATGCTTGTTGGCAATTCGTTCTCGTTAGTTAATATGCTTATGGTGACCAGCTTGGGAGATGGGGCAGTCGCTGTAACTGCCGCAGCGGGTAGAATCAGCTTCATTCTATCAATGATCCTTACCGCAATCTATGGGATGACCACTTATATGACCCAATACTATGGCAAACAACAGTATTCGCTTATGCGGGCAACATTCGGCTTTATGCTGCTGGCGGGAATCGGTACAAGTCTTCTAGCGTTTGTTGCTGTGTGGTCTTGGAAGGAGCCGATTCTCTATCTATTTATTAAGGATGCTGAATTACTGCCGCTTGGTGTGCAGTACGTTGCGATTATGGCTTTTGTTTTTCTAATTAGTGCGATTAGAGATGCTTATGCGCAGGCGCTTGGATCTATAGGGAAGGTTAAGATCACGTTGTATGTCGGCCTATGTGCAATGGCAGTCAATATTATATTGGACTATGGCCTGATATATGGAAGGCTGGGCTTGCCTAAGCTTGGTGTTGCAGGAGCCGCGTGGGGAACATTAATCGCTTCGGGTATAAGTTTGTTGTTTTTGTTTGTTTTCATTTATAGTAAATCGTATTATTTAAATATTGGATTTCGAGAGCTTTTCAGTTTCCCGCTGAAGCTGCGCAAGCAGGTGGTGAGAACGATAACGCCGCTCGTATTCCACGAAGGCATGTGGGCGATTGGCAATATGCTGTATGCCGTAGCTTTCGGATCATTAGGTATCGCGGCATTGACTACATTCCAGCTTGCAAATACGCTGCAGGGATATTTTATGATGGGAATTCACGGATTTGCTTATGCTGCTAAGGTAATGATCGGTCAAAAGCTGGGACAGGACAAGCATGAGCAGGCGCTGGATTATTCTCAGAGATTTACTCGCATTTCGGTTATTGCTGGTATAATCATTAGTATTGTCATAATTATGATTTCTCCGTTTATGTCCTTTGTTTTTCCTCAATTAAGTGGTGAGGTGCACGCTTCTTTAGGAAATGTCTTGCTGCTGCAGGCTTTGGCGATGACCGCATTTTTCTTGAATAATGTGTGGATTGTCGGTATGTTTAGAGCAGGCGGAGATAATTTGTTTACGATGAACATGATTTTAATTACAACATGGGCGATTACATTGCCGGCGGTATTTATTGGCGCATACGTGCTTCATCTGCCGCTGGAATGGGTTTACGCCATATTTTTATGTGAAGAGATTAGCAAGGCTTTGATCGGGTATAAACGTTATCGCTCTCAGAAATGGATGCGGAATTTGGTTGGGAATATGGCTGACTCGCCATCAACGGCTGCATCTTTATAG
- a CDS encoding DeoR/GlpR family DNA-binding transcription regulator, with protein MSLAGEERKLNIMNLLNEHGKVIASDLARMFEVTTETIRRDLDDLEKENKLKKVYGGAIKLKVEVEPTLFERACVNQEAKEKIGYLAFTLIEDYDVIFIDEGTTPLQIIPFLSQKQQVTVLTSSISALMALIELKKREQFDGRMIMLGGEVNVKHLRVTGAIAEANMSDIFVNKAFVTVDALSIEHGFTSYDYEKASLTRKWIQQSETSIILADSSKWNKRSMVKICDFQNIDIVISELEPPAAWKTQLEESNTRWMMPTE; from the coding sequence ATGTCACTCGCGGGCGAAGAAAGAAAGCTGAATATTATGAACTTGCTGAACGAGCATGGGAAGGTTATTGCGAGCGACCTGGCGCGTATGTTCGAGGTTACAACCGAGACGATTCGTAGAGATTTGGATGATCTAGAGAAGGAAAATAAGCTTAAGAAAGTGTATGGCGGCGCAATCAAGCTGAAGGTTGAGGTAGAGCCCACATTGTTTGAAAGAGCCTGTGTTAATCAAGAGGCGAAGGAGAAAATTGGGTATCTTGCTTTTACGCTAATCGAAGATTATGACGTGATTTTTATAGATGAAGGTACAACACCGCTTCAAATTATCCCGTTTCTCTCTCAGAAACAGCAGGTTACCGTTTTGACGAGCTCGATCTCCGCATTAATGGCTTTGATTGAGCTCAAGAAACGAGAGCAATTCGATGGTCGAATGATTATGCTTGGCGGTGAAGTGAATGTGAAGCATCTTCGTGTAACAGGAGCGATTGCGGAAGCGAATATGTCGGATATTTTTGTGAATAAAGCATTTGTAACCGTTGACGCCTTATCGATTGAGCATGGATTCACGAGCTATGATTATGAGAAGGCGTCGCTTACCCGCAAATGGATTCAGCAGTCGGAAACCTCTATTATTTTGGCGGATTCATCGAAATGGAACAAGCGGTCTATGGTGAAAATATGTGACTTTCAAAATATCGATATCGTTATTTCGGAATTAGAGCCTCCGGCTGCCTGGAAAACTCAGCTGGAAGAGTCGAATACGAGATGGATGATGCCAACAGAATAG
- a CDS encoding CehA/McbA family metallohydrolase: MKDKVYLDRSKRKYKGNLHLHTTWSDGSQEAADVVSAFKAKGYDFISITDHDVFARTAAFDTESFTVLPGMERGGLNLVPDEDPGYHFGVLDDPTIKSEKERFDHLQTFEVPIPWEGQQSPQKLIDEMKAHGNLVIFNHPEWHLTRFEDMVQYDGFFAIEIYNHATEWTTSSSYGAAYWDHALQNGKRVYGIAADDSHDHDPNCKISEYGGGWVSVEAEELSQQGIISALKNGQFYSSSGPEIFDFRVVDGFVHVECSPCQYIMFKAFPLRGPFHVEREKGELLTSGSMVIQKGMNYIRVECVDEKGRIAWSNPIFVADLAEEDEQ, encoded by the coding sequence ATGAAAGACAAAGTGTATTTGGACAGAAGCAAACGGAAGTACAAAGGAAATTTGCATTTGCATACGACTTGGTCGGATGGATCACAAGAGGCAGCGGATGTTGTTTCTGCGTTCAAGGCTAAGGGCTACGATTTCATCAGCATCACGGATCATGATGTATTCGCTCGTACCGCTGCATTTGACACGGAATCATTCACTGTACTGCCGGGCATGGAGAGAGGCGGCTTGAATCTAGTGCCGGATGAAGATCCAGGCTACCACTTTGGCGTGCTGGACGATCCAACGATCAAGTCGGAGAAAGAAAGATTCGATCATTTGCAAACATTCGAGGTTCCGATTCCTTGGGAGGGACAACAATCTCCGCAGAAGCTGATTGATGAAATGAAGGCGCATGGAAATCTCGTGATATTCAATCACCCCGAATGGCATTTGACACGCTTTGAGGACATGGTTCAGTATGATGGTTTTTTTGCGATTGAAATTTATAATCACGCAACGGAATGGACGACGAGTTCTTCTTATGGAGCGGCTTACTGGGATCATGCGCTGCAGAATGGGAAGCGTGTGTATGGTATTGCTGCTGATGATTCGCACGACCATGATCCAAACTGCAAAATTTCCGAGTATGGGGGAGGCTGGGTTTCTGTCGAAGCGGAGGAGCTTTCGCAGCAAGGCATTATTTCTGCACTAAAGAATGGACAATTTTATTCCAGCTCTGGACCTGAAATTTTTGATTTCCGTGTAGTGGATGGCTTTGTTCATGTCGAGTGCTCACCCTGCCAATACATCATGTTTAAAGCATTTCCGCTGCGTGGACCGTTCCACGTAGAACGGGAAAAGGGGGAGCTACTGACCTCAGGAAGCATGGTAATCCAGAAAGGCATGAATTATATTCGGGTGGAGTGCGTGGATGAGAAAGGTAGAATAGCATGGTCTAATCCGATCTTTGTAGCAGATTTGGCAGAGGAGGATGAGCAATGA
- a CDS encoding CehA/McbA family metallohydrolase, which yields MRDTIILDAGRQKYKGNIHSHSVRSDGEYTVEQMIEAYRSKGYDFMCLSDHEVYFQSDAYDTEEFIMLDGYEMACEMERETTGQQYHMHGLLDRSLQAEKPFLHDEEHAKPNYVSLDTIQQLIDEMRSKGNLVIMNHPEWSKNREEDLLKLEGYAAIEIYNHQSEIQEAVGYGVSYWDYVLKRGKQVNAIAADDTHGGPTDMAVSEFYGGWITVESERLEQQAIIDAMKAGQYYSSNGPMIYGLRIENDRLKVKCSPVQSIRFITFPDNGLAEMDPTGELITDAEYFIQNDEQYVRVECIDGSGKVAWSNPIYPKFEMQASEEL from the coding sequence ATGAGAGATACTATAATTTTAGATGCCGGGCGTCAAAAGTATAAAGGTAATATTCATTCGCATTCCGTTCGCAGTGATGGCGAATATACGGTAGAGCAAATGATAGAAGCCTATCGCTCAAAGGGCTATGATTTTATGTGCTTAAGTGATCATGAAGTCTATTTCCAAAGCGATGCGTATGACACGGAAGAGTTTATTATGTTGGACGGCTATGAAATGGCTTGCGAGATGGAACGTGAAACAACCGGCCAACAATACCATATGCATGGCCTTTTGGATCGGTCGCTGCAGGCAGAGAAGCCCTTTCTACACGATGAGGAGCATGCGAAGCCTAACTATGTGAGCCTGGATACGATCCAGCAGTTGATTGATGAGATGAGAAGCAAAGGGAATCTCGTCATTATGAATCATCCAGAATGGTCTAAAAATCGAGAAGAAGATTTGCTAAAGCTTGAGGGCTATGCGGCGATCGAAATCTATAATCACCAATCCGAAATTCAAGAGGCGGTAGGTTACGGCGTATCCTACTGGGACTATGTCCTAAAGCGGGGCAAGCAAGTAAATGCAATTGCGGCAGACGATACTCACGGCGGTCCTACTGATATGGCAGTGTCCGAATTTTATGGCGGCTGGATTACTGTAGAGAGCGAGCGATTAGAGCAGCAGGCGATTATTGATGCTATGAAAGCAGGCCAGTATTACAGCTCCAATGGTCCGATGATTTATGGTCTTCGCATTGAAAACGACAGGCTTAAGGTCAAATGCTCTCCTGTGCAAAGTATTCGCTTTATTACCTTTCCAGACAATGGCTTGGCAGAAATGGACCCAACGGGTGAACTCATCACGGATGCTGAATATTTCATTCAAAATGATGAGCAATATGTGCGAGTGGAATGCATAGATGGATCAGGAAAAGTAGCGTGGAGCAATCCGATCTACCCCAAATTCGAAATGCAAGCATCGGAGGAGCTATGA
- the phnW gene encoding 2-aminoethylphosphonate--pyruvate transaminase — protein sequence MSNPYLLLTPGPLSTTATVKEAMQKDWCTWDHEYKAIVEQIRQQLLEVGCTSKEHYTTVFMQGSGTFGVEATLGSVIPSEGKLLILQNGAYGKRIEEIAKVLGIPHLSLEFAANLPVDPQAVERKLIEDTSITHVAMVHCETTTGILNPLEAVVDVIKRNHRIAIIDAMSSFGGIPIAVEELQIDFIISSANKCIQGVPGFSFILCKRDELMKCKGRARSLSLDLYDQWETMEKDSGKWRFTSPTHVVHAFKQALKELAEEGGVEARHARYRINQQIVVEGMTQAGFKAYLESELQSPLITTFLYPTHIPFTFEHFYSYLKLAGYVIYPGKLTDLNVFRIGNMGDVHAKDMERLIEHILRFVGESKDEN from the coding sequence ATGAGCAATCCGTATTTATTATTGACGCCAGGTCCCTTATCGACAACTGCAACGGTCAAAGAGGCGATGCAAAAAGATTGGTGTACATGGGATCATGAATATAAAGCAATTGTTGAGCAAATTCGTCAGCAGCTGCTAGAGGTTGGCTGTACATCTAAGGAGCACTATACGACTGTGTTTATGCAGGGCAGCGGCACCTTCGGTGTTGAAGCGACGCTGGGATCTGTCATTCCGAGTGAGGGCAAGCTGCTCATTCTGCAAAACGGCGCCTATGGGAAGCGTATCGAGGAAATAGCAAAGGTGCTCGGTATCCCGCATTTATCCCTTGAATTTGCAGCTAATTTGCCTGTAGATCCACAAGCTGTTGAGAGGAAGCTGATAGAGGACACATCCATTACGCATGTGGCGATGGTCCATTGTGAGACGACGACAGGCATACTGAATCCGCTTGAGGCGGTTGTGGATGTCATTAAGCGAAATCATCGGATTGCAATCATCGATGCGATGAGCAGCTTTGGTGGCATTCCGATCGCAGTAGAGGAGCTGCAAATCGACTTTATAATTAGCAGTGCAAATAAATGCATCCAAGGTGTTCCAGGCTTCAGCTTTATTCTTTGCAAAAGGGATGAGCTCATGAAATGCAAAGGGAGAGCACGCTCATTATCGCTGGATTTGTATGACCAGTGGGAGACGATGGAGAAGGACTCCGGCAAATGGCGGTTCACTTCGCCAACGCATGTCGTACATGCTTTTAAGCAAGCACTAAAGGAATTAGCAGAAGAGGGTGGGGTGGAAGCCCGTCATGCACGATATCGAATCAACCAGCAAATCGTCGTGGAAGGGATGACGCAAGCTGGCTTTAAGGCTTATTTGGAAAGTGAGCTGCAGTCTCCCCTTATTACAACCTTTTTGTATCCAACGCATATTCCTTTTACGTTTGAACACTTTTATAGCTATTTAAAGTTGGCTGGTTATGTCATTTATCCTGGGAAATTAACAGATTTGAATGTGTTTCGCATTGGGAATATGGGAGATGTGCATGCAAAGGATATGGAACGGTTGATTGAGCACATATTACGTTTTGTGGGAGAGAGTAAAGATGAGAATTGA
- the phnX gene encoding phosphonoacetaldehyde hydrolase yields the protein MRIEGVILDWAGTTVDYGCFAPVQVFIHIFEEIGIPLTMEEVRAPMGQLKRDHIQSLLQMPRIEAAFQKKFGRSYTETDIDELHERFEPRLMAILSEFGKPNPYVLETIELLRQQGLKIGATTGYTTTMLSIVAKAAKEYGYEPDHWVTPDLVMDKGRPYPYMIYENMKQLGLRHHAQVVKVGDTISDMQEANSAGVWAIGIVKGSSMLGLTEAEVQQLSPEEERQIIADVSKRYMEAGAHAVIEDMAGLPAVIEQINERLMNKELPYGHPHQ from the coding sequence ATGAGAATTGAAGGCGTTATATTGGATTGGGCAGGTACTACGGTTGATTATGGCTGCTTTGCGCCGGTGCAGGTGTTTATTCATATTTTTGAGGAAATAGGCATTCCATTAACGATGGAAGAGGTTCGAGCTCCTATGGGTCAGTTGAAGCGGGACCATATTCAGTCGCTGCTGCAAATGCCAAGAATAGAAGCTGCTTTTCAAAAGAAATTCGGCCGCAGCTATACGGAGACTGATATTGATGAGCTTCATGAGCGTTTTGAGCCTAGGCTGATGGCTATTCTCTCGGAATTCGGCAAGCCCAATCCATATGTTTTAGAGACCATCGAGCTGTTGAGACAGCAAGGCCTAAAAATCGGAGCGACTACAGGCTATACCACCACAATGCTTTCCATCGTGGCGAAAGCAGCTAAGGAATACGGATATGAACCAGATCATTGGGTAACACCTGATCTAGTTATGGACAAAGGCAGGCCTTATCCTTATATGATTTATGAGAATATGAAGCAGCTTGGCCTGCGCCATCATGCCCAAGTGGTTAAGGTCGGAGATACGATTTCTGACATGCAAGAGGCGAATAGTGCTGGAGTATGGGCGATTGGTATCGTGAAAGGCAGCTCCATGCTTGGTCTTACGGAGGCAGAGGTGCAGCAGTTGTCGCCTGAAGAAGAACGCCAGATCATCGCTGACGTAAGTAAGCGATATATGGAAGCAGGAGCGCATGCCGTTATTGAAGATATGGCTGGGCTGCCTGCGGTAATTGAGCAAATCAATGAACGATTGATGAATAAGGAGCTGCCTTATGGACATCCGCATCAATAG